The genomic interval GGCCGGGGGACGATGTCCCCCGGCTTTTTCGAGGCGGCTATTGACCGCTTTGCGCTCCTCCGGACCGGGCCCCGCCGAGGGCAATCAGGGTCCTCAGCTGTTCCAGGAGCCCAGAAGCGTTGTCGAGCGAGATGGATCCCACCTTCTCGCAAATGCGCTCCAGGTACTCCAGCTCCTTCAGCTTAAAGAGCGTGGCGTTCTCCTCCATGAGCTTTGCGGTGTTCAGCAGGCTGCGGGTGGAGGCCACCTCCTCTCGCCGGGTAATGATGCTGGCCTGGGCCTTTTTCTCCGCGACCAACACCGTGTTCATGATCTCCCGGACCTCGCCGGGCAGGATGACATCCCGGAGCCCCGCCGAGACGAACTCCACGGCACCGTCGTTGGGCAGGGCCTTTAAAACAAGGGAGCCGAGATCGTGCCTGCGCTCCAGGAGCTCGTCGAACCTCAGGTGCCCCACCACCTCACGCAGGGCGAGCTGGAGGGCTGCGTAGAGCTGGCGCTCCGGGTCCTCCTGCTCCCGATACAGACGCACGGGGTCCAGCACCCGGTACTTGCAGACGAAGTTGATGCGAAGGGATACCTTGTCCAGGGTAAGGATCTCCTGTCCTGCGACGTCCACCTGGCGGACGCGCAGGTCGCAGAATGTCCAGGCGATGTCGCGGCCGTTCTTCCAGAAGAAGTACCGCCCCGGCTCCAGAAGGCGCCCAAAACGTCCGTCCACGTACAGCAGGGCGACTTCATGGGACTGGACCTCCAGCCGGGTGCACAGGGAGTCCGGGATGGCCTCCTGGACCGGTAGAGGCAGAGCGGTGGCTTCGTCCTCCATGGCTACGAGCCTGAACTCGTGGCTCCGGAACACCTTCCAATAGGCGTGTTCCCCCGGCTCCAGCACGCCCGCAAAACGTTCGTCCACGAAATGCAGGGCGACGTGCCCGTCCGGGACACGCACCACCTCCACCTCCCGCACGAAGTTCTCGTCCCGAAGGTAAACCTGCAGCGGGATGTCGGTGTTCAGGGGCCCGTCGTTCACGTCGAGCCGACGGACTTCATCCCCAAGAAAGCGAAACAGCCAGTGTTTACCTGTCCCCAGCATCCTCACGAAGCGACCGTTTCGGAAGAGGAACGCACGCTCATTTTCACCGACCGTGATCTTCATCGTTTTGCCTCCTTGAAAGTCCTACAGGGACGCAGCTTTTGGTTTAAGCGACGCTAAAAATGATGAAATACGGCGTCGCCTCCCTGTCCCCGTGGGGCTCCGTTCCGTCCGGGACGTGCCGGGCCGGAGCTGTCCCCATCGGGGAGGCCTGGGCCGCGGTAGGTCCTGGATGGGGCCTCGGACGCCTCGAGACGGATCCAAGGGCGTTCGGCGGAAAACTTCCGGCCGAACCGGCAAACTGCCGTATTCCATCGTTCCAACCTTCGTGTTCCTTTGCTGTGCACTCAGCCATTGAGCTTCCCGGCCTCTCGGCCGGTGCGGGATTCGAACCCGCAACCTCGGTCCTGCGCTCTGCCTTTGAGCTACCCGACCCCTCGGTCGGAGCGGGATTCGAACCCGCAACATCAGGATGCCTTTGCGCACGGTTCTGCGGAACGCCCAGAGGCAGGGCCCGAGGGCGCCGCCGGACTTTTCTGAGGTCCCCCGACGCGCAGGGTATAGTATAGCGGATTGGGGCAAAAAGTTCATTCGATGATTTATAATCTGCCTGTTCCCAAAACCGCAGGCAAAAAAACACCAAGCAGGAACGCCTTAAGTTGACTATCCTTTCGCTTCGACTGTCCTCCTGCTTGACTATGGTTCAGTGACAGTCTCTCCCAAAAACTTGACAGAACCCAAGATTCTCTGTAAAATTCCTGACTGTACTGCGATGAGGCTGATGGGCAATTTGCCGGTGTAGCTCAGTTGGTAGAGCAGCTGACTTGTAATCAGCAGGTCGTCCGTTCGAGTCGGATCGCCGGCTCCAGCTGAAACGCAGGGTATGGGGTGGAATGGCCGAGTGGTCAATGGCAACAGACTGTAAATCTGTCGGCGAGAGCCTACGTTGGTTCAAATCCAACTTCCACCACCATTTTATGCCGACTTAGCTCAGCAGGTAGAGCACATCCATGGTAAGGATGGGGTCTCCGGTTCGAGTCCGGAAGTCGGCTCCAGTAATGACAAGGGTTCAGGGGATTTCAGCCTGAACCCTTTTTTAGTCTTTTAGGGGTTCTTCGTTATTCTGTGTGGGTAAAGATGAGTTCAAAATTGTCAGAAGTGGTATATTAGTGACATTATGAAAGACTTTCAAGTGTTTGGAATCGCGCTTGGTCTTTGGAATGTGGTGAGAGAAGGATGGAGGGTAGCGGAATGGATCCCTTGTCGAGACACCTACGGTGCACCCTGGGTAACTTCGAGCTAATGGATTGGGACGGACAGACGGCCCTGGAGTTCTTGCCGGATGTCTCGTTTGCGGAGGTCCACCTATTCATGAGGGGAAGGCTGCTGGATGCCACGGGCGGGAGGGCCGGGGTTATCCGAGAGCGCTTGACCTCCTGGCTGGGCGAGTCCCTTCCGCTGGTTGCGCCCCATCAGGTACATGGGATCTCGATCCTCGATTCCACGCCGGAAAACGTCCTGCCCCTTACGCCCAAGGCCGACGGGGTCCTCCTGACGGCTCCCGGCCTGGAGGCGTCGTTGCGTTTTGCGGACTGCGCTCCCGTAGTGGTCATGCCCTCCGAGGAATGGGCTGCTGCCGGAACGCCCTGGGTGCTCCTGATGCACTCCGGTTATAAGGGCACGGTGCAGAACATCGTTCGCTCCGGACTCGACCAGGTGGTCAATCGTTTTGGGGCCGATGCCGTGTGCTCGTCCTCCGCCTGGGTGGGGCCCTGCATTGGCGGAGGCAATTATCCTCGAACGATGGAGGAGTGGACGGCTCGTGGCCTCAAGGTCTTCCGTGCCGAGAACGTCTGTGAGATGGAGGGGCATTTCTATTTCG from uncultured Fretibacterium sp. carries:
- a CDS encoding slipin family protein: MKITVGENERAFLFRNGRFVRMLGTGKHWLFRFLGDEVRRLDVNDGPLNTDIPLQVYLRDENFVREVEVVRVPDGHVALHFVDERFAGVLEPGEHAYWKVFRSHEFRLVAMEDEATALPLPVQEAIPDSLCTRLEVQSHEVALLYVDGRFGRLLEPGRYFFWKNGRDIAWTFCDLRVRQVDVAGQEILTLDKVSLRINFVCKYRVLDPVRLYREQEDPERQLYAALQLALREVVGHLRFDELLERRHDLGSLVLKALPNDGAVEFVSAGLRDVILPGEVREIMNTVLVAEKKAQASIITRREEVASTRSLLNTAKLMEENATLFKLKELEYLERICEKVGSISLDNASGLLEQLRTLIALGGARSGGAQSGQ
- a CDS encoding polyphenol oxidase family protein, yielding MDPLSRHLRCTLGNFELMDWDGQTALEFLPDVSFAEVHLFMRGRLLDATGGRAGVIRERLTSWLGESLPLVAPHQVHGISILDSTPENVLPLTPKADGVLLTAPGLEASLRFADCAPVVVMPSEEWAAAGTPWVLLMHSGYKGTVQNIVRSGLDQVVNRFGADAVCSSSAWVGPCIGGGNYPRTMEEWTARGLKVFRAENVCEMEGHFYFDIAGELRLQLMESGIDQGRIFISCLDTFESREVCYSYRGGDREDRMFLHARLRSV